One window of the Calditrichota bacterium genome contains the following:
- the fliQ gene encoding flagellar biosynthesis protein FliQ, producing the protein MTEEYVLHVAYQMFYTALLLSAPVLLAGLIVGVAVGMLQAVTQVHEMTLTFVPKILAAVVALIIFMPWMLRTLIGFTLRLYSQLPMLSR; encoded by the coding sequence ATGACCGAGGAGTACGTTCTTCATGTTGCCTATCAGATGTTCTACACGGCGTTGCTGCTGTCCGCGCCGGTGTTGCTGGCGGGCCTCATTGTGGGCGTGGCAGTGGGCATGCTGCAGGCGGTAACCCAGGTGCATGAAATGACGCTGACTTTTGTGCCCAAGATCTTGGCCGCGGTAGTCGCCCTTATCATCTTCATGCCGTGGATGTTGCGCACGCTCATCGGCTTCACCTTGCGACTGTATAGCCAGCTGCCCATGTTGAGCAGGTGA
- the fliP gene encoding flagellar type III secretion system pore protein FliP (The bacterial flagellar biogenesis protein FliP forms a type III secretion system (T3SS)-type pore required for flagellar assembly.), which yields MSLRRRRVRRRTSRRRLVMLGVACLTLLVLAAGVAAQDLGIPKISVTLDRAQKPGEVAVSLQILLFLTLLSLAPAFVIMVTSFTRIVVILSFLRHALGTQQAPPTQILVGLALFLTVFIMSPVWNDINRGALQPYMRGELPQKEAFRKAVEPLRDFMFRQTREKDLALFVSLAKMEKPESRAQVPTHVLIPAFVISELRIAFQIGFLLYVPFLLLDLVISSLLMSMGMLMLPPAMISLPFKLLLFVLVDGWNLIVGSIVAGFA from the coding sequence CGTCGTAGGAGAGTGCGGCGCCGGACGTCTCGCCGGCGACTTGTAATGCTCGGGGTAGCGTGCCTCACTCTGCTCGTCTTGGCAGCAGGTGTGGCAGCGCAGGACCTGGGCATCCCCAAGATCAGCGTCACGCTCGACCGTGCCCAGAAGCCCGGCGAAGTGGCGGTGTCGTTGCAGATACTGCTGTTCCTCACGCTCCTTTCGCTGGCGCCGGCTTTTGTGATCATGGTGACTTCTTTCACCCGCATCGTGGTCATCTTGTCGTTTTTGCGTCATGCGCTGGGCACGCAGCAGGCACCACCCACGCAGATCCTTGTCGGGTTAGCGTTGTTCTTGACGGTGTTCATCATGAGTCCGGTGTGGAATGACATCAACCGGGGGGCGTTGCAGCCCTACATGCGGGGTGAGCTGCCGCAGAAAGAAGCGTTTCGCAAGGCGGTTGAGCCTCTTCGGGACTTTATGTTCCGCCAGACTCGGGAGAAAGACCTGGCGCTGTTTGTCAGTTTGGCAAAGATGGAGAAGCCTGAAAGCCGGGCGCAGGTGCCTACGCATGTGCTCATACCGGCCTTTGTCATCAGCGAGCTGCGCATCGCCTTTCAAATTGGGTTTCTCCTGTACGTTCCTTTTCTCTTGTTGGATTTGGTCATTTCCAGTTTGCTCATGTCCATGGGCATGCTGATGTTACCGCCGGCGATGATTTCCTTGCCCTTCAAGCTGCTGCTCTTCGTTCTGGTGGACGGCTGGAATCTGATCGTCGGCTCCATTGTGGCAGGATTTGCTTAG